Proteins found in one Streptomyces sp. NBC_00461 genomic segment:
- a CDS encoding recombinase family protein — translation MIHAALYARVSSTRQKQHETIDSQVACLHEHAQEQGWEIPAEWVFTDDGWSGSALVRPALERLRDLSTQRLVERVVCLSPDRLARNYAHQVLLIEEFTKNGTDLVFIHNPVATTAEESLMVQFQGMIAEYERAQISERTRRGKLHRARNGETSLLGRAPYGYRYLSRAEHRTAAYAVVEAEARVVARIFHRYAAGGISMQALARELSKDQIPSPQGNPQWDAGTLGRMLRNPA, via the coding sequence ATGATCCATGCAGCGCTTTACGCCCGTGTGTCCTCGACCCGGCAGAAACAGCACGAGACGATCGACAGCCAGGTCGCCTGCCTGCATGAACACGCTCAGGAGCAGGGGTGGGAGATCCCTGCGGAGTGGGTCTTCACGGACGACGGATGGTCGGGGTCGGCTCTGGTGCGTCCGGCCCTGGAGCGGCTGCGGGACCTGAGCACCCAACGGCTCGTGGAGCGGGTGGTCTGTCTGTCGCCGGACCGTCTGGCCCGCAACTATGCCCACCAGGTGCTGCTGATCGAGGAGTTCACCAAGAACGGCACCGACCTGGTGTTCATCCACAATCCGGTGGCCACCACCGCGGAAGAGTCCCTGATGGTGCAGTTCCAGGGCATGATCGCCGAGTACGAGCGGGCCCAGATATCCGAGCGCACCCGGCGCGGCAAGCTGCACCGGGCGAGGAACGGCGAGACCAGCCTCCTGGGCCGGGCACCGTACGGTTACCGCTACCTCTCCCGCGCGGAGCACCGGACAGCCGCCTACGCGGTTGTCGAGGCCGAGGCCCGGGTGGTGGCACGGATCTTTCACCGGTACGCGGCCGGAGGGATCTCGATGCAGGCGCTTGCCCGCGAGCTGTCGAAGGACCAGATCCCCTCGCCGCAGGGCAACCCGCAGTGGGATGCCGGCACCTTGGGGCGGATGCTCCGTAATCCTGCCTAA